The DNA segment AATTTTCACGTATCCTTCAAAATCGCCGACACCTTTGAGAAAATATTTTTTCAAATATTCATCATTTAATGTTTTAAGCTCTTCCTGTCGGTAAACACCTTTTCGTGCTTTATCCAACACATTAGTATCGATATCGCTGGCAATAATTTTGGTTTTATAAGGGTTATTCCCAAAAACATCGCGTAAAGTCATCGCAATTGAATAAGGTTCTTCTCCAGTAGATGCAGCTGCACACCATACTCGGTAGACGCCTCCTGCTCTTTTTCTGGCATGTTTTGCCAAAATAGGAAAATGATGCGCTTCCCTGAAAAATGCGGTGAGATTGGTTGTTAATGCATTTACAAACTCTTGCCATTCAGGGTTGCGAACATCACTTTTAAGAAACGCAAGATAGTCACCAAAGTTATTCATCCGTAATTCACGTAACCTCCTAGTGAGACGGTTATAAACCATCTCCCTTTTGTTGTTAGTCAGCACAATACCTGCCTTTTGATAAATCAATTGGCATATAGATTGGAACTGATCATCGGACAACATAAACCGTTGGGTAAAAATATCCAACGGTTGAGCAGCGATATCTGATAAGACTTCAGTAACATTACGTTTCATTGTTTTTTAATGGGTCTTTTTAAAAAATGATTTTTTATCTGCTTTTTTCAACCCATTACCTTCAAGGGATGAAGAATGATTACTCTCATCCGTGTCAGGCAACTCGAATGCCGATACAGCATTAACAAGGTTATTAGCCTGATCTTCTAATGCTGCGGCAGCAGATGCTGATTGCTCCACCAAAGCAGCGTTTTGCTGTGTCACCTGATCCATCTGACTGACTGCATCAGCGACTTGGTGAATACCTCGGCTTTGTTCATCAGAAGCTGAGGCGATTTCTGCCATTAATTCAGTGACTTTATTTACTGATGTGACGAGTTCCTCCATTGTTTGCCCTGCATTATTAACGAGTTGAGAACCTTGAGAGACACGTAAAACAGATTCATCAATCAACAATTTAATTTCTTTTGCAGCATCAGCACTACGTTGAGCAAGGTTACGAACTTCTCCAGCGACGACAGAGAATCCACGTCCTTGTTCACCGGCGCGAGCAGCTTCAACCGCCGCGTTAAGTGCTAATATATTGGTTTGGAACGCAATACCATCAATCACACTGATAATAGCCCCTATCTTTTGAGAACTTTGTGTAATCGCATCCATGGTTTCAACAACACTATTCGTGATTTGACCACCACGAATGGCTGTTTCAGAAGCAGACTCTGCGAGCTTGCTCGCTTGTAGGGCGTTATCAGCATTTTGTTTTACCGTTGCTGTTAACTCTTCCATGCTTGCCGCAGTTTCTTCTAACGAAGCAGCTTGTTGTTCAGTTCTTGAGGATAAATCCGTATTTCCTTTGGAAATTTCTTGAATACCGGAGTACATAGCATTGCTGTTGTCTCGAACGATACGAATAGAACGCGCTAGCTCTCCACGCATATCTCGTAGTCGTCTAAACACATCCCCTATTTCATCATCGGTGAAGACAAGAATTTCACGATTTAATTTACCGGTAGCCACATCATTAAAATAACGGCTTAAACTTGCGAAAGGTTTAATGATATTAAAACTTAGCCAGCGATGAGCGGCGAGTGATACCACAATAACCATCGCTATTGCACCGATAAACATCAAGATAGCAATAGTATAAGAGCGATGTCCTTGCTCTATAGATTCAGTAATTTCTGTCTGAACATAATTCATATAGGTATTAAATGAATTTTCCATCGCGGTTTGATAACGTTCCGTTGGTTGATCTAAAAAGCCTTGGAAGTTACCGTTTTTTAACATGCTATGTAATTCAGTTAATGCACCATATAAAACGTGGTAATCGTTTTTTACTGCTTCAACGATTTCTTTTTCTTCTGTTGGGATTGCCTCTTTATTTATATCAGCAAGGAAATTTTGAAAATGAGTATTCGCCGTTTCCAAACGTGAAAGTGCAATTGATTCAATAGATTGAATATAGTCTGTTGACTGTTCAGTTTTCACTGCAATAGCTACACGATTAATCGCATTACGTGTTTGTATTAAAGATGCCCAACTTAATCCTAATTCATCTCGCTTAGATGTATCTATATCTACTCTGGTGATCTGTTCGTTATTCAAATGAACGATCCCTAGCGAAATACCACTAGAAACCACCTGCATAACGCAAAACATCATCAGTAATAAATAGAGACTGGTGGATATCTTTAATTTGCGAAACCTAAACATGCCTTCACCTCGTTTAAAGCGGTGGTAAAAAGCCACCGCTTGTCAGCCACTTGTTGTTGTTAGAAAGTTTCCCAGTTAGCGGGATCTTCAACACTGCTGCTCTTTTTCTTTTCTGAGGTTCCTGGTTTTATAAGTGGAGCAGCGGCTTTAACTACAGGGGTTGCATCCGATTCCTTTCTTTCTAGCGTTTTTTCTTCCTGACCCGGTAATTTGAAGATTGAAACTAAGCGGGTTAATGCAACTGCTTGATCTTCAAGACCAGCAGCAGCGGCTGCAGATTGTTCTACTAAAGAGGCGTTTTGCTGAGTGACACGATCCATTTCAGAAACCGCAAGACCAACTTGTGAAATACCTCGGCTTTGCTCATCTGATGCAGAAGCGATTTCGCCCATGATGTCAGTAACACGCGTTACAGAATCCACAATACGCGTCATCGTTTCCCCCGCACTTTCAACGAGTACAGAACCCGTTTCAGTACGACTTACAGAATCTTCAATCAGTGTTTTTATTTCTTTAGCAGCTTCTGCACTTCTCTGTGCAAGGTTACGAACTTCACCGGCAACTACCGCAAATCCGCGACCATGCTCACCGGCTCTTGCCGCTTCAACAGCCGCATTCAGCGCCAAAATATTGGTCTGGAATGCAATGCCATCGATAACAGCAGTGATATCAGTGATTTTCTGAGAACTTCCGGCTATGTCGTGCATTGTTTGCACCACATTAGCAACAACTTTTCCGCCTTGGCGGGCAATATCTGAGGCGTCATTAGCAAGGTTACTTGCTTGGCGAGCATTGTCAGCATTCTGTTTCACGGTCGCCGTTAACTGTTCCATACTTGCGGCAGTTTCTTCTAACGAAGCCACTTGCTCTTCTGTACGGGCAGATAAATCATTATTTCCAGCAGCAATTTCACTTGTACTGTTATAAATGTTTTCCGTGCTTTGATAGACACCACGAACAGTTTGAATAAGCTCTTGTTGCATATGTTTTAAGCCATTTGCTAACAAGCTCATTTCATTGCGGCCATTCACTTCGATATTTGGACGTAAATCACCTTCAGAGAAGGTTTTAATACTTAATAGAAGTGAATTTAATGGTCTAATTAAGGCATTACGTAATGCAAACCAGCATAGAATTAATGCCGAGATAACGATAATGGCTAACACAACCATAGTAATGACAGTACGTTGGTGAGAGGCTTCTAGTGCCACATTTAACTCTTCGTTAAATTTCTCATTGCGCATGACATATGCAAGATATTCTTTATAAAAAGCGTCTTGATAACCCGTAGTTGGTTGCTCAAAAAAGTCTTTTAAATTTCTATCTTGAAGTAAAATTTCTAGTTGGTTTAATGCAGAGAAATATTCGATAAAACGCCCTTTTAGGCTACGAACATCATCTTCTGAGTGAACTTGATAAGCAGTAATATTCTTTTCAAATTCTTTAAATTTCTCGTCTGCACGAGACATATTTTTACGAGCAAGACCCGTTAAATAATCAACAGACAGAGAATCATCCACATTCATATTTTTGTCTTGTAATAAAAAACTAATCGCTGCACGATTAATATTATTACGAGCTTGCAGTAAGTTAGCCCAGCTTTCATCTAGGCGCTCACGTTGATCCTGTATTATCAGTGTTTTATTAAGGTCATTTCTTGTCTCAATTATATTTGAGTAAAAAACACCCCCTGAGACAAATTGCAAAACACCAAACAACAGAAGAATGGATAATAATCCAGTCACTATTTTCATTCGGCTAAACATAGTTTCCCTTTTTATAATAAATGGTAATGAGCAAGTTATCGGCAGACTTAAGAGAAACTTTATAGGATTCATTTCGCCTTAGTTGCATTTTTGCTCCATTAGAAAGCGGTGGTAATACTGTTTTTAATTAAAATTATAAGTATAAAAAACTTTAAAGTTATTTCCGTCAGTAGAAAAATATTACAGCTAGGTGATAGCTACTTATAAGTTAATAAATAATAAAATAGAACTTAACCAAAATTATTAGTTCTTTTTTATCTTTTAATTTTACTTAAAGTTAATTTAATGCTTTAGCACTCGCTAATAAAATAAAAAAAGGTAGAAATAGCTATTCCGGCAAAATTACCGGAACAGTATTTAGATTATTTTTTAAAAAAACAAAACTTATTTAGCTTGAATTGTTGCGCTATCGACTAATTCCATTTCTTCACTGTTGAGTAATTTTTCAATATCAACAAGAATAAGCATTCTTTCATCTAAAGTACCTAAACCGGTTAAATACTCAGTAGACATTGTGACTGCAAACTCTGGCGCAGGGCAGATCTGCTCTGGTTTTAGCGTAAGAACATCAGAAACACCGTCAACAACAATTCCCACAATTCGATTTAATAAGTTAACCACAATAACAACAGTATTGTCATTATAAGTTACACTTTCTTGTGAAAATTTAATACGCAGATCAACTATCGGAACAATAACGCCCCGTAAATTAGTTACACCTTTAATAAAACTAGGTGAATTAGCAATACGTGTAACTTGATCATATCCACGAATTTCTTGAACCTTTAAAATATCAATTCCATATTCTTCATCACCCAGCGTAAAAATTAGAAATCCTTGTCCAACAGTTTCACCGGATAATTTCTCGAAATGTTCCGAAGCCATAATCTTATTTTATCCTCACTATTAAATGACTGCGCTCGCAGTTGTATTCTTTTTCTTATTCGTCATTTGTGTATGACTTAAACGTTGCAATTCTGGTACATCAAGAATTAAAGCCACACTACCGTCGCCCATAATTGTTGCAGCAGATATACCAGGAACTTTTCGGTAATTGCTTTCTATATTTTTAACAACAACTTGATGCTGACCAACTAATTGATCGACCAATAAAGCATAACGACGTCCGGCACTTTGAACAATAACCGCAATTGCTTGGGTAATATCAGTTTGAGCGCCTTCAATATTAAAAGTACGATGTAGTTCAATCAGTGGTAAATATTCCCCTCTGACCTGTAATAATTTCTCATCACCAGCCAATGGATAAATATCATCTTCTTCCGGTTGTAAAGAACTGACTACCGTTCCTAATGGCAAAATAAAGACTTCATCATGAACTTTCACAGACATACCATCTAAAATTGCTAATGTCAGTGGAAGTAAAATACGAATACGCGTCCCTTTACCCACTTCAAAACTAATTTGAAT comes from the Proteus appendicitidis genome and includes:
- the cheW gene encoding chemotaxis protein CheW, producing MASEHFEKLSGETVGQGFLIFTLGDEEYGIDILKVQEIRGYDQVTRIANSPSFIKGVTNLRGVIVPIVDLRIKFSQESVTYNDNTVVIVVNLLNRIVGIVVDGVSDVLTLKPEQICPAPEFAVTMSTEYLTGLGTLDERMLILVDIEKLLNSEEMELVDSATIQAK
- the cheR gene encoding protein-glutamate O-methyltransferase CheR encodes the protein MLSDDQFQSICQLIYQKAGIVLTNNKREMVYNRLTRRLRELRMNNFGDYLAFLKSDVRNPEWQEFVNALTTNLTAFFREAHHFPILAKHARKRAGGVYRVWCAAASTGEEPYSIAMTLRDVFGNNPYKTKIIASDIDTNVLDKARKGVYRQEELKTLNDEYLKKYFLKGVGDFEGYVKIRQQISEMVSFQYLNLLDKQWDLEGSFDAIFCRNVMIYFDKATQQTLLNRFTSLLKPDGMLFVGHSENVSQLSKDFYLHGHTVYGLTPARRGYE
- a CDS encoding methyl-accepting chemotaxis protein; protein product: MFRFRKLKISTSLYLLLMMFCVMQVVSSGISLGIVHLNNEQITRVDIDTSKRDELGLSWASLIQTRNAINRVAIAVKTEQSTDYIQSIESIALSRLETANTHFQNFLADINKEAIPTEEKEIVEAVKNDYHVLYGALTELHSMLKNGNFQGFLDQPTERYQTAMENSFNTYMNYVQTEITESIEQGHRSYTIAILMFIGAIAMVIVVSLAAHRWLSFNIIKPFASLSRYFNDVATGKLNREILVFTDDEIGDVFRRLRDMRGELARSIRIVRDNSNAMYSGIQEISKGNTDLSSRTEQQAASLEETAASMEELTATVKQNADNALQASKLAESASETAIRGGQITNSVVETMDAITQSSQKIGAIISVIDGIAFQTNILALNAAVEAARAGEQGRGFSVVAGEVRNLAQRSADAAKEIKLLIDESVLRVSQGSQLVNNAGQTMEELVTSVNKVTELMAEIASASDEQSRGIHQVADAVSQMDQVTQQNAALVEQSASAAAALEDQANNLVNAVSAFELPDTDESNHSSSLEGNGLKKADKKSFFKKTH
- a CDS encoding methyl-accepting chemotaxis protein, with product MFSRMKIVTGLLSILLLFGVLQFVSGGVFYSNIIETRNDLNKTLIIQDQRERLDESWANLLQARNNINRAAISFLLQDKNMNVDDSLSVDYLTGLARKNMSRADEKFKEFEKNITAYQVHSEDDVRSLKGRFIEYFSALNQLEILLQDRNLKDFFEQPTTGYQDAFYKEYLAYVMRNEKFNEELNVALEASHQRTVITMVVLAIIVISALILCWFALRNALIRPLNSLLLSIKTFSEGDLRPNIEVNGRNEMSLLANGLKHMQQELIQTVRGVYQSTENIYNSTSEIAAGNNDLSARTEEQVASLEETAASMEQLTATVKQNADNARQASNLANDASDIARQGGKVVANVVQTMHDIAGSSQKITDITAVIDGIAFQTNILALNAAVEAARAGEHGRGFAVVAGEVRNLAQRSAEAAKEIKTLIEDSVSRTETGSVLVESAGETMTRIVDSVTRVTDIMGEIASASDEQSRGISQVGLAVSEMDRVTQQNASLVEQSAAAAAGLEDQAVALTRLVSIFKLPGQEEKTLERKESDATPVVKAAAPLIKPGTSEKKKSSSVEDPANWETF